One region of Gemmatimonadaceae bacterium genomic DNA includes:
- a CDS encoding PadR family transcriptional regulator, protein MLTDELKKGSAEFLVLSLLDAEPRHGYELQKLIESRSAGVLVFHVASLYPLLYRMEERGLILGRWVEKAGERRRRYYRITPAGRSALEAQRTTWREFVGAINRVAGVRYA, encoded by the coding sequence ATGCTCACCGACGAGCTCAAAAAGGGCAGTGCCGAGTTTTTGGTGTTGTCGTTGCTCGACGCCGAGCCGCGCCACGGGTACGAGCTCCAGAAGTTGATCGAATCACGATCGGCCGGCGTTCTCGTATTTCACGTCGCCTCGCTCTATCCCCTCCTCTATCGAATGGAGGAGCGTGGGCTGATCCTCGGGCGGTGGGTGGAAAAAGCCGGTGAGCGGCGCCGCCGCTACTATCGAATCACACCCGCCGGCCGCTCCGCGCTCGAGGCCCAGCGCACGACCTGGCGCGAGTTCGTCGGCGCGATCAACCGGGTCGCGGGGGTGCGTTATGCGTGA
- a CDS encoding MgtC/SapB family protein, whose protein sequence is MTPELAAFVVHAAPVPAPLGAQTPFEALASALRLTVLVKLLLATLLGGAVGIERELSNKPAGLRTNILICVGAALFTQLSIDIAQIGFTPDGRPYGDTTRIAAQIVSGIGFLGAGAILHAEGAIVGLTSAATVWVVAAIGAAVGAGAYVDALGGTALIVLVLVGLRPLEQRLMRMRRRVRATLRVLPGVTFSEMEKLIHVEGIHVFSHRTFEHEQDRTFELMLVGATKQLDAMVDALRRDKNVVSIVTE, encoded by the coding sequence ATGACGCCCGAGCTCGCCGCGTTCGTCGTTCACGCCGCCCCCGTCCCGGCTCCCCTCGGCGCCCAGACGCCGTTCGAGGCGTTGGCGTCCGCGCTCCGCCTCACCGTTCTGGTCAAACTGCTTCTCGCGACGCTGCTCGGCGGCGCCGTCGGCATCGAGCGCGAGCTGTCGAACAAGCCGGCTGGCTTGCGCACGAACATTCTCATTTGCGTCGGCGCGGCGCTGTTCACGCAGCTCTCGATCGACATCGCGCAAATCGGCTTTACGCCGGACGGACGTCCGTACGGCGACACGACTCGCATTGCGGCGCAGATCGTCTCGGGGATCGGGTTCCTCGGCGCCGGCGCGATCCTGCATGCCGAGGGCGCGATCGTCGGCCTGACGTCGGCGGCGACGGTGTGGGTCGTTGCGGCAATCGGCGCGGCGGTGGGCGCCGGAGCGTACGTCGACGCGCTCGGCGGGACGGCGCTCATCGTGTTGGTGCTGGTCGGTCTGCGCCCGCTCGAGCAGCGGTTGATGCGGATGCGGCGGCGCGTCCGCGCAACGTTGCGGGTGCTGCCGGGCGTAACATTCTCCGAAATGGAGAAACTCATTCACGTGGAAGGCATACACGTCTTCTCCCACCGAACGTTCGAGCACGAGCAGGATCGGACGTTCGAGCTGATGCTGGTCGGCGCCACCAAACAGCTCGACGCGATGGTCGATGCGCTGCGACGCGACAAGAACGTCGTCAGCATCGTCACCGAGTGA
- a CDS encoding LURP-one-related family protein, with the protein MQYMMKQKLLSWGDDFYIKDKDGNDVYFVDGKAFTIGDQLSFQDLAGNELAFIKQRVLSWGKTYEISREGQVVATVRKEPLAFFKHRFTVEVPGVDDNFDAEGNLTDHEYQIMRGENVVATVSKQWFAWGDTYGIDIRSSEDQVLLLAVAVVIDEACHPDDGKRH; encoded by the coding sequence ATGCAATACATGATGAAGCAGAAGCTGCTGTCGTGGGGCGACGACTTCTACATCAAAGACAAGGACGGGAACGACGTGTATTTCGTGGACGGCAAAGCGTTCACGATCGGCGACCAGCTGTCGTTTCAGGATCTGGCCGGCAACGAGCTGGCGTTCATCAAGCAGCGCGTGCTGTCGTGGGGAAAGACGTACGAGATCTCTCGCGAGGGCCAGGTCGTCGCGACGGTCCGCAAAGAGCCGCTCGCCTTCTTCAAGCACCGCTTCACCGTCGAAGTCCCCGGCGTCGACGACAACTTCGACGCCGAGGGCAACCTCACGGACCACGAGTACCAGATCATGCGTGGAGAGAACGTCGTGGCCACGGTGTCCAAACAGTGGTTCGCGTGGGGCGACACGTACGGCATCGACATCCGCAGCAGCGAGGACCAGGTGCTCTTATTGGCCGTGGCCGTCGTGATCGACGAAGCTTGTCATCCGGATGACGGTAAGCGTCACTAG
- a CDS encoding amidase, translating to MSIREDLEFLDQTQHELEFLGEEMEETHGIDRRDFVFWSLVTAAASTFGFGASALAQGAPTAAPNGGAPQQPAPPPLGNGEPVSWTFQPYHEGTGALMEKLINERGAAAFQRATFVVQPWTGKVPTDPTEIAFLPAHRLSALVKARHITSTQLTRIYLDRIKRLDPTLLCAVTIMEDQAMAEAAKADADLKAGKYHGPLHGIPYGVKDLFSTKGVRTTWGSKDFENRIIDEDAEVVVRLRNAGAVLIAKLATGLFAQGDQWYRGRTNNPWDIRRGSSGSSAGPASATAAGCVAFGIGTETSGSIVSPSRECGLSSLRPTFGRVTRHGGMVLAWSQDRVGPLCRTIEDAAMVFNTIHGVDPKDPGTITVPFHFDPNIKLASVRIGIDAQAPKEFVDKLRELGANPKEIAARPQMGGGGGGGGLGVESAAAFDSYVQWKAKELGIDLATIPEPQGRGGFGGGGGGRGGRGGAPGDSVALAGRAGGAPDSAAAGRRGGGGGGGGRGDAGNPTGMAALTRWTGGRFPKAMDFVQQQRRRQILITQMAELLKDLDMYVPGANGYDVGLHAQTGHPCAVVPYKFEPQPAGRGGRGGGGGAAGDSTTPPVTYNPQPICTVLAGNLYNDDKILSVAHQYQIHTDWHTKHPTL from the coding sequence ATGAGCATTCGCGAAGACCTCGAGTTCCTCGACCAGACCCAGCACGAGCTGGAATTTCTCGGCGAGGAAATGGAAGAAACGCACGGCATCGACCGACGCGACTTCGTGTTCTGGTCGCTCGTGACGGCCGCCGCGAGCACGTTCGGGTTCGGCGCGAGTGCTCTCGCCCAAGGGGCGCCGACCGCTGCACCGAACGGGGGTGCGCCGCAGCAGCCGGCCCCGCCGCCGCTCGGCAACGGCGAACCGGTCTCGTGGACGTTCCAGCCGTATCACGAAGGCACCGGTGCGCTCATGGAAAAGCTGATCAACGAGCGCGGCGCGGCGGCCTTCCAGCGCGCCACCTTCGTTGTTCAACCATGGACGGGCAAAGTCCCGACCGATCCGACCGAGATCGCGTTCCTCCCAGCGCACCGCCTCTCCGCACTCGTCAAAGCTCGCCACATCACGTCGACGCAGCTCACGCGCATCTATCTCGACCGCATCAAGCGGCTCGATCCGACGTTGCTCTGCGCGGTCACGATCATGGAGGACCAGGCGATGGCCGAGGCGGCCAAGGCCGACGCCGACCTCAAGGCCGGCAAATACCACGGCCCGCTGCACGGCATCCCGTACGGCGTGAAGGATCTCTTCTCGACGAAGGGCGTCCGCACGACCTGGGGCTCGAAGGATTTCGAGAACCGCATCATCGATGAAGACGCCGAAGTCGTCGTGCGGCTGCGCAACGCGGGCGCGGTGCTCATCGCCAAGCTCGCGACCGGACTCTTCGCGCAAGGCGACCAGTGGTATCGCGGACGCACCAACAACCCGTGGGACATTCGCCGCGGATCGAGCGGATCGTCGGCCGGCCCGGCGTCGGCGACAGCCGCCGGCTGCGTCGCGTTCGGGATCGGCACGGAGACGTCAGGCTCGATCGTGTCGCCGTCACGCGAGTGCGGACTCAGTTCGCTGCGTCCCACGTTCGGCCGAGTGACGCGCCATGGCGGAATGGTGCTGGCGTGGTCGCAGGACCGCGTCGGACCTCTCTGCCGCACGATCGAGGACGCGGCGATGGTCTTCAACACGATTCACGGCGTCGACCCGAAAGATCCGGGTACGATCACGGTGCCCTTCCATTTCGACCCCAATATCAAGCTCGCTTCCGTACGCATTGGCATCGACGCGCAGGCGCCGAAGGAGTTCGTCGACAAGCTGCGCGAGCTCGGCGCGAATCCAAAGGAGATCGCCGCGCGACCCCAGATGGGGGGTGGCGGCGGGGGCGGTGGACTGGGTGTCGAGTCGGCCGCGGCGTTCGACTCATACGTGCAGTGGAAGGCGAAGGAGCTCGGCATCGACCTCGCGACGATTCCTGAGCCGCAAGGTCGCGGCGGGTTCGGCGGAGGTGGTGGTGGCAGAGGTGGACGCGGCGGAGCGCCGGGTGATTCCGTCGCGCTCGCGGGTCGCGCCGGTGGCGCGCCCGATAGCGCGGCCGCCGGTCGTCGTGGCGGCGGTGGTGGTGGCGGCGGTCGCGGCGACGCTGGAAATCCGACGGGCATGGCGGCGCTCACGCGTTGGACCGGCGGGCGATTCCCGAAGGCGATGGACTTCGTTCAGCAGCAGCGCCGGCGTCAGATTCTCATCACGCAGATGGCCGAGCTGCTCAAGGATCTCGACATGTACGTGCCGGGCGCCAACGGGTATGACGTTGGGCTGCACGCGCAGACGGGACATCCGTGCGCGGTCGTGCCGTACAAGTTCGAGCCGCAGCCCGCTGGTCGCGGTGGCCGGGGGGGCGGGGGCGGAGCCGCCGGCGATTCGACGACGCCACCGGTCACGTACAATCCGCAGCCGATCTGCACGGTGCTCGCGGGGAATTTGTACAACGACGACAAGATTCTCTCGGTCGCGCACCAGTATCAGATTCACACGGACTGGCACACGAAACACCCGACGCTCTAG
- the ftcD gene encoding glutamate formimidoyltransferase — protein MKLVECVPNFSEGRRPEVVSAIRDAIAAVESVALLDVSSDASHNRTVVTFVVAVEHAVDAAFAGIRAARDRIDLNSHSGEHPRMGATDVVPFVPLEGATMEDCIVLAKQLGERVGKELEIPVFLYERAATRPDRENLADIRRGEFEGIRDEMAKGAANRIPDFGPSKIHPTAGTVAIGARPFLVAYNVYLGPASNLQVAKNVAKAVRGSSGGLRYVKGLGLEVDGQAQVSMNLVDTEKTPLYRAFDTVKMEAEAQGVSPTWSEIVGLVPERALFETAARHIQLRDFKPEIVLENKVRAAVQGGESVSGFIASIASSAPTPGGGSVAAHAGALAAALAQMVAGLTAGRKKYVAVDAEMRALALEAAGLVNTLSALVAKDANAYSAVSAAYKLPSEPAEALAKRKRAIDDALIGAAEVPLETARACAKVAELAATCATKGNSNAVSDAGVSALLADAACRSAVYNVRINISALDDKPRGAGLVAEANQLLTKTRALADQATAAVEAAIG, from the coding sequence ATGAAGCTCGTCGAGTGCGTCCCGAACTTTTCCGAAGGCCGCCGGCCCGAAGTCGTCTCCGCGATCCGTGACGCGATCGCCGCCGTCGAGAGCGTCGCACTGCTCGACGTTTCGTCGGACGCGTCGCACAACCGCACCGTCGTCACGTTCGTGGTGGCCGTCGAGCATGCCGTGGATGCGGCGTTCGCCGGAATCCGCGCGGCGCGCGACCGCATCGATCTCAACTCGCACAGCGGCGAACACCCGCGTATGGGCGCGACCGACGTCGTTCCGTTCGTTCCGCTCGAAGGCGCGACGATGGAGGACTGCATCGTCCTCGCCAAGCAGCTCGGCGAACGGGTGGGCAAGGAGTTGGAGATTCCGGTCTTCTTGTACGAGCGCGCCGCCACACGTCCGGACCGCGAAAACCTCGCCGACATCCGGCGCGGCGAGTTTGAGGGAATTCGCGACGAGATGGCGAAAGGCGCCGCCAACCGCATCCCCGACTTCGGTCCGTCGAAGATTCATCCGACCGCCGGCACCGTGGCGATCGGCGCGCGACCGTTCCTCGTCGCGTACAACGTCTACCTCGGCCCCGCGTCGAACCTGCAGGTGGCGAAAAACGTCGCGAAGGCGGTGCGCGGGTCCTCCGGCGGACTTCGCTACGTGAAGGGACTCGGCCTCGAGGTCGACGGCCAAGCGCAGGTCTCGATGAACCTCGTCGACACCGAGAAGACGCCGCTCTACCGCGCCTTCGACACGGTGAAAATGGAAGCCGAGGCGCAGGGCGTGTCGCCGACCTGGAGCGAGATCGTCGGCCTCGTTCCCGAGCGCGCGCTGTTCGAGACCGCGGCGCGCCACATCCAACTCCGCGATTTCAAGCCGGAGATCGTCCTCGAGAACAAGGTGCGCGCGGCCGTGCAAGGCGGCGAATCGGTGTCGGGCTTCATCGCATCCATCGCGTCGTCGGCGCCGACGCCCGGCGGCGGCAGCGTCGCCGCGCACGCCGGCGCGCTCGCCGCGGCGCTCGCGCAGATGGTCGCCGGACTCACCGCCGGCCGAAAAAAGTACGTCGCCGTAGACGCGGAGATGCGCGCGCTCGCCCTCGAGGCCGCGGGTCTGGTCAACACACTATCCGCGCTCGTGGCCAAGGATGCGAACGCGTACAGTGCGGTCTCCGCGGCGTACAAGCTGCCGTCCGAGCCCGCCGAAGCGCTCGCCAAACGCAAGCGCGCGATCGACGACGCTCTCATCGGCGCGGCCGAGGTGCCGCTCGAGACGGCGCGCGCGTGCGCGAAGGTCGCCGAGCTGGCCGCGACGTGCGCCACGAAGGGGAACTCGAACGCGGTCTCCGACGCCGGAGTCTCCGCGCTCCTCGCCGACGCCGCTTGTCGCAGCGCGGTCTACAACGTCCGCATCAACATCTCGGCCCTCGACGACAAACCGCGCGGCGCCGGCCTCGTCGCCGAAGCGAATCAGTTGCTGACCAAGACCCGCGCGCTCGCCGACCAGGCGACTGCTGCCGTTGAAGCGGCGATCGGTTGA
- a CDS encoding M20/M25/M40 family metallo-hydrolase, producing the protein MIRARTTGLSWILAAALSFPMAGGAQAAGDSTAALLRELIRANSANPPGRTQAVDEILAARFRALGLDVKIVPTPDSSKTHLIARLRGDGSKRPVLISAHADVVGVEREKWSLEPFDGIEKDGYVYGRGAIDFKGGMAVFARAVMLLAERRVPLARDVIFLAEADEESGGPYSTEWLAKSNWSDIDAEFALNEGGWIMKGDDGHVRYVSISTADKMSIPLTITAHGTSTHSSMPRPDNAIFALSRGMAKISAYETPLTISPSTRKFFLALSKTSAPPMSGYYRDVVGGDPVKARRADSVVSRDPLLHSLIRNTIAPVIVNGGFRNNVIPGSAQAMINLRLIPGSDPAAVVATLKKVAGDPGLDFSIGNRVYAASPESPDTTALYRALEKEAHATFPGAEVTPYLFQAGTDAGAWRSRGVPVYGIYPYPIDADELTRMHGNDEKVSVASLKQGTEMIYRALVDVAGKE; encoded by the coding sequence ATGATTCGAGCGCGTACCACAGGTTTGTCGTGGATCCTCGCGGCGGCGCTGTCCTTTCCGATGGCCGGCGGCGCGCAGGCGGCAGGCGATTCCACCGCGGCTTTGCTCCGCGAGCTGATTCGCGCGAATTCGGCCAATCCGCCGGGGCGAACGCAGGCGGTCGACGAGATTCTCGCGGCGCGTTTTCGGGCGTTGGGGCTCGACGTGAAGATCGTCCCGACGCCGGATTCGTCGAAGACGCACCTCATCGCTCGGCTTCGCGGCGATGGGTCGAAGCGGCCCGTGTTGATCTCCGCGCACGCCGACGTGGTGGGTGTCGAGCGCGAGAAGTGGTCGCTCGAACCGTTCGACGGAATCGAGAAGGACGGGTACGTGTACGGCCGCGGCGCGATCGACTTCAAGGGTGGGATGGCGGTCTTCGCGCGGGCGGTGATGCTGCTCGCCGAGCGAAGAGTGCCGCTCGCGCGCGACGTGATTTTTCTGGCGGAGGCAGACGAAGAGAGCGGTGGCCCGTACAGCACGGAATGGCTGGCGAAGAGCAACTGGTCCGACATCGACGCCGAGTTCGCGCTGAACGAAGGTGGATGGATCATGAAGGGCGACGATGGGCACGTGCGGTACGTGAGCATCTCGACCGCGGACAAGATGTCGATCCCGCTCACGATCACCGCGCACGGAACGTCGACCCACAGCTCGATGCCGCGCCCCGACAACGCGATCTTCGCGTTGTCGCGCGGCATGGCGAAGATCTCCGCGTATGAGACGCCGCTCACCATCTCGCCGTCGACCAGAAAGTTCTTCCTCGCACTCTCCAAGACGAGCGCGCCGCCGATGTCCGGCTACTACCGCGACGTCGTCGGCGGCGATCCGGTGAAAGCGCGGCGAGCCGATTCCGTGGTGAGCCGAGATCCGCTGCTCCACTCGTTGATCCGCAACACGATCGCGCCCGTGATCGTCAACGGTGGGTTCCGCAACAACGTGATCCCCGGCTCGGCCCAGGCGATGATCAACCTCAGGTTGATTCCGGGCAGCGACCCGGCGGCGGTCGTCGCGACGCTCAAGAAGGTCGCCGGCGATCCGGGGCTGGATTTTTCGATCGGGAACCGCGTCTACGCGGCGTCGCCGGAATCGCCTGACACAACGGCGCTGTATCGCGCGTTAGAGAAGGAAGCGCACGCGACGTTCCCGGGCGCGGAGGTCACGCCGTATCTCTTTCAGGCGGGGACCGACGCGGGGGCGTGGCGGTCGCGCGGCGTGCCGGTCTACGGGATCTATCCCTATCCGATCGACGCCGACGAGCTGACGCGCATGCACGGCAACGACGAAAAGGTGAGCGTCGCGTCGCTCAAGCAGGGAACGGAAATGATCTATCGCGCGCTGGTGGACGTCGCCGGCAAAGAGTAG
- the trpS gene encoding tryptophan--tRNA ligase has product MSRIFSGIQPSGELHIGNYLGAVKNWARLQHEYESIFCIVDYHAITHPYEPEQLRVRRGAMALSLLAAGLDPNVCTVFVQSQVPEHTELAWIFNTITPLGELERQTQFKEKAQRQESILAGILNYPVLQAADILLYKADMVPVGEDQVQHLELSRVIARRWNAAFGHLTGRRTLDGGEEREEFFPEPKPLLTPTRRIMGLDGQSKMSKSMGNTVPLLDTPDGIWAKLRPAVTDPKRIKRTDPGTPEVCNIYHLHKAFSPIATVEHVHNQCTSAGWGCIDCKKVLAESMETELGPIRTRAAELEAKPTLVDDALDAGAAKCRRLARETMDGVRDRMGF; this is encoded by the coding sequence ATGTCACGGATTTTCAGTGGAATTCAACCGTCCGGGGAGCTCCACATCGGAAACTACCTCGGCGCGGTCAAGAATTGGGCACGGCTGCAGCACGAGTACGAGTCGATTTTCTGCATCGTCGACTACCACGCGATCACCCATCCGTACGAGCCGGAACAGCTGAGGGTCCGTCGCGGGGCGATGGCGCTTTCGTTGTTGGCAGCCGGGCTCGATCCCAACGTGTGCACCGTGTTCGTGCAGTCGCAGGTTCCGGAACACACGGAATTGGCGTGGATCTTCAACACGATCACGCCGCTCGGCGAGCTGGAACGGCAGACACAGTTCAAGGAGAAAGCGCAGCGTCAGGAGAGCATCCTCGCGGGAATCCTCAACTATCCCGTGCTTCAAGCGGCCGACATCCTGCTCTACAAGGCCGACATGGTTCCCGTCGGCGAAGACCAGGTGCAGCACCTCGAGCTCTCGCGCGTGATCGCGCGGCGTTGGAACGCGGCGTTCGGGCACCTCACCGGGCGTCGTACCCTCGACGGCGGGGAAGAGCGCGAGGAGTTCTTTCCCGAACCGAAACCGCTGCTCACGCCGACGCGCCGCATCATGGGACTCGACGGCCAGTCGAAGATGTCGAAGTCGATGGGCAACACGGTGCCGCTGCTCGATACACCGGACGGCATCTGGGCGAAGCTGCGCCCGGCGGTGACGGATCCGAAGCGCATCAAGCGAACGGACCCGGGCACTCCCGAGGTGTGCAACATCTATCATCTGCACAAGGCGTTCAGTCCCATCGCGACCGTGGAGCACGTGCACAATCAGTGCACGTCGGCCGGCTGGGGGTGCATCGACTGCAAGAAGGTGCTCGCCGAATCGATGGAGACCGAGCTGGGACCGATTCGGACGCGCGCCGCGGAGCTCGAGGCGAAGCCCACGCTGGTGGACGACGCCCTCGACGCGGGCGCCGCCAAGTGCCGCCGACTCGCGCGCGAAACGATGGACGGCGTCCGCGACCGGATGGGTTTTTGA
- a CDS encoding carboxypeptidase-like regulatory domain-containing protein, giving the protein MRSSAVSLCAIALLPAMLFAQGGARGGGGGGTLRGIVRDSADRPVANAEVVATPGPHHARTDSLGRFTITGTGGGQFVLHARKLGYSPGEATADIHGDGSAEVKLILEHRMANLDTVVVREDGSCPDRSLDGFMCRRKRGDKGVFMDYMDIDDKDPLTTADLFRDIPGFRVDVRPTRTGNRRIPVATGLHCMVSLVNGRPATAANFVPDLPWDLIALEVYPTPNDVPKEYQRYMWDSGAGQRCGVAVYWDLFANLSSK; this is encoded by the coding sequence ATGCGCTCATCGGCCGTGTCGCTCTGCGCGATCGCCCTCCTTCCGGCCATGCTCTTCGCCCAAGGCGGGGCTCGGGGGGGAGGCGGTGGGGGAACGCTGCGCGGGATTGTCCGCGACTCGGCGGACCGGCCGGTGGCCAACGCCGAGGTCGTCGCGACTCCGGGGCCCCATCACGCGCGAACCGATTCGCTCGGCCGGTTCACGATTACCGGCACCGGCGGCGGGCAGTTCGTGTTGCACGCCAGAAAGCTCGGCTACTCGCCCGGTGAGGCGACGGCCGACATTCATGGTGACGGCTCGGCCGAGGTGAAGCTCATCCTCGAGCACCGAATGGCGAACCTCGACACGGTCGTCGTCCGTGAGGATGGAAGCTGCCCGGATCGTTCGCTCGACGGCTTCATGTGCCGGCGGAAGCGCGGCGACAAAGGCGTGTTCATGGACTACATGGACATCGACGACAAGGACCCGCTCACGACGGCAGATCTCTTCCGCGACATCCCGGGCTTCCGCGTCGACGTGCGGCCGACACGAACCGGCAATCGCAGGATCCCGGTGGCGACGGGACTACACTGCATGGTGTCGCTCGTGAACGGGCGCCCGGCGACGGCGGCCAATTTCGTCCCTGATCTGCCGTGGGACCTAATAGCACTCGAAGTCTACCCGACTCCGAATGACGTTCCGAAAGAATACCAGCGCTACATGTGGGATTCGGGGGCCGGGCAGCGGTGCGGAGTCGCGGTGTACTGGGATCTGTTCGCGAATTTGTCGAGCAAGTAG
- a CDS encoding inositol monophosphatase family protein has protein sequence MLLATCVAAAARAAEIIRRGAETRASLTWERKSATDFVSEVDRNSEQAINEIVASRHPDARVLGEELTPSTDNRAGLVFVADPLDGTTNFLHGYPWYSVSIAALVDGEPIAGVILNAATGELFSATAGGGARLSGQPIGVSAIEDPALALLGTGFPFKTPHLVDPYVASLPVVMRDVAGIRRAGSAALDLADVACGRFDGFWEYSLAPWDVAAGILLVREAGGVVTDASGAPATVSHTSIVTGNPTMHSWLLERVRL, from the coding sequence GTGCTGCTCGCGACCTGCGTCGCGGCCGCGGCGCGCGCCGCCGAAATCATTCGCCGCGGCGCCGAGACACGCGCCTCGCTCACCTGGGAGCGCAAGTCGGCGACGGATTTCGTCAGCGAGGTGGATCGCAACTCGGAGCAAGCGATCAACGAGATCGTCGCGTCGCGCCATCCCGACGCGCGCGTGCTCGGCGAAGAGCTCACGCCGTCCACCGACAACCGCGCCGGCCTCGTGTTCGTGGCCGATCCGCTCGACGGGACGACGAACTTTCTCCACGGGTATCCGTGGTACTCGGTGTCGATCGCCGCGCTCGTCGATGGGGAACCGATCGCCGGTGTCATTCTCAACGCCGCGACCGGTGAGCTCTTTTCGGCGACGGCCGGCGGCGGCGCACGGCTGAGCGGCCAGCCGATCGGCGTGTCGGCGATCGAGGACCCGGCGCTCGCGCTCCTCGGCACCGGCTTTCCATTCAAGACTCCTCATTTGGTGGATCCGTACGTGGCGTCGCTGCCCGTCGTCATGCGAGACGTCGCGGGGATTCGGCGCGCCGGCTCGGCCGCGCTCGACCTCGCCGACGTGGCGTGTGGCCGCTTCGACGGATTCTGGGAGTACTCGCTCGCGCCGTGGGACGTCGCGGCTGGAATCTTGTTGGTACGAGAGGCGGGCGGCGTCGTAACGGACGCATCCGGCGCTCCGGCGACGGTGAGCCATACGTCGATCGTCACCGGCAACCCGACGATGCACTCGTGGCTGCTCGAGCGCGTCCGCTTGTGA
- a CDS encoding gluconate 2-dehydrogenase subunit 3 family protein: protein MQRRDLLKAFGAATALAFIPRDAMAIWARVASGVRPAGGLTDAQLSLVGAIADTILPRSDSPSATDVQVPSFVDVVVSENYSDAERAAFLAGLTTLSTWSPPAPTSADTTVQAGRSTRSFVDLPGEERGALIEALEHAPSRREEPMRTYWRLKGLVIHGYFTSERVSKEVLHVEVMPGRFEGSAPLAAPAPAHRSGDHEAARS, encoded by the coding sequence ATGCAACGCCGCGATCTACTGAAAGCGTTCGGCGCCGCGACGGCGCTCGCGTTCATCCCTCGCGATGCGATGGCCATATGGGCGCGCGTCGCGAGCGGCGTGCGCCCAGCCGGCGGCCTCACCGACGCACAACTGTCGCTCGTCGGCGCGATCGCCGACACGATTCTTCCGCGGAGCGATTCGCCGAGCGCAACGGACGTCCAGGTTCCCTCGTTCGTCGACGTGGTCGTGAGCGAGAACTACTCCGATGCTGAGCGCGCCGCGTTCCTCGCCGGACTCACGACATTGAGCACCTGGTCGCCGCCGGCGCCCACATCTGCCGACACGACCGTGCAAGCTGGGCGCTCGACGCGTTCGTTCGTCGATCTACCAGGCGAAGAACGCGGCGCTCTCATCGAAGCGCTCGAGCACGCGCCGAGCCGCCGCGAAGAGCCGATGCGCACGTACTGGCGTCTCAAGGGACTCGTCATCCACGGCTACTTCACGAGCGAGCGCGTTTCCAAGGAAGTGCTCCACGTCGAAGTCATGCCGGGCCGATTCGAGGGGTCGGCGCCGCTCGCTGCCCCGGCCCCAGCGCACCGCAGCGGGGACCACGAAGCGGCGCGAAGTTAA